The nucleotide window CAATATGCGCTTATGGCAACAAGCGCAGCTGTGGCCGTGAATGCTTCTTCGGGCAGTGAGTAATCAAGAGGTTATTGAGGAACATTACTTTCTCAATAACCTCTTTTTTAGAATAACTGTTCGTATTTCGTTTTTTTGCGTATAATAGAGAAAAGGGAGGTGTGGCAAATGGCGAGCCGTGTCATTATACATATTGATATGAATTGTTTTTATGCATCTGTGGAGCAGGTGTTTGATGAAAGCTTGAAGGGCAAGCCACTTGCGATTGCAGGGAACCCGAAGGAGCGGCGCGGCATTATTATTACATGCTCCTATGAAGCACGTGCCTATGGGGTCAAAACAACAATGACTGTGTATGAGGCAAAAAAGCTGTGTCCAAAGCTCATCCTGTTGCCGCCAAACTTTGAGCGCTATCGCCACGCCTCTAAGCAATTTTTCAAGCTATTACGCGAATATACGGAGCTTGTCGAGCCTGTGTCTATTGATGAAAGCTATATAGATATTAGCGATTTATGTACAAAGCGACATGCGATGGAAATTGCTGAGGAAATTCAACAACGCATTTATACAGAATTGAAGCTACCATGCTCGCTCGGTGTGGCACCAAATAAATTTTTAGCGAAAACGGCTTCAGATATGAAAAAACCGATGGGTATTACGATTTTGCGCAAACGTGATGTGCCTGAAAAGCTTTGGCCATTACCTGTCATTACTATGCATGGCGTCGGAAAGAAAACGGCGAATAAACTTGCAACAATTGGTGTTACAACGATTGAACAGCTCGCCAAAATCGAGGTGCATAAAATTCGACAGCTGCTCGGTATTAATGGAGAGCGTTTAAAGGCGAAGGCAAATGGAGAGGATCGTCGTGAAGTCAATCCAGATGTGATTTATGATACAAAAAGCGTCGGTAATTCAACAACATTGCCGCGTGATGAAACAGATTATGAAGCATTGCAGCACATTATAAAAAAACTAAGTGTAAAAGTAGCAGAACGCTTAAAAGCGAAGCGACTTGCTGGAACAACCGTGACAATTTATATTCGCGATGCGGACTGGCACAATCAAACGCGTAGTAAATCTGTTAAAAATGCGCTGACAAATGAAGCAGATATATTTGAAATTGCATGGGCATTATTTACGAGGCATTGGGATGAATCACCTGTTCGCTTGCTCGGTGTTACTGTATCGAATGTGACGGATCAGCAGCATATGACACAGCAGCTCGGTTTATTTGATTATGAGGAGCAAATTAAGGATGAACCAATTGTAGAATTGATGCAGCAGCTTGAACGCAAATTTGGCAAAGATGTCATTAAGCGTGGTATGATAGCGCCAGCACAAGGGAAATATCAAGCAAATACAAGCTTCAGTAAAGATTTTTTAGATGATTTCAAAGAATAGGAGGCACAGTATATGGAGTTGCATTTTTTAGGAACAGGCGCAGGTATGCCTTCAAAGGAGCGCAATACGAGTGCAATTGCCATGAAGCTATTGGAGGAGCGCGGCACAATTTGGTTATTCGATTGTGGTGAAGCGACACAGCATCAAATTTTGCATACGACGATTAAGCCACGCAAAATCGAAAAAATATTTATTACCCATTTGCATGGCGATCATGTTTTTGGCCTGCCAGGACTGCTTAGCTCACGTTCATTTCTAGGTGGGGAGGATACGTTAACAGTTTACGGACCAAAAGGCTTGCAAAGCTGGGTGGAGGCAACACTTGCTTTGACAGGAACGCATTTGACCTATCCAATTGCCTATGTAGAAGTAACAGAAGGTATCGTCTTTGAGGACGAGCAATTTATCGTCCATGCAAAGCTGTTAGCACACGTTATTCCATGCTTTGGCTATCGCATTGAGCAAAAGCCATTGTTAGGTGAACTATTAATGGAAAAGGCGCTTGCCCTTGGTGTCCCAAAAGGTCCATTGCTTGGGAAATTAAAGCAAGGACAAGATATCGTGCTTGAGACAGGGGAAATCATTTATAGCACGGATGTGACAGCACCTGCAAAGGACGGTTTTGTTGTGACTATTTTAGGCGATACAAAGTATTGTGACAATGCAATTCGCCTAGCAGAAAGGGCAGATATTGTGGTGCATGAAGCAACATTTGATGCGGAAACGACCCATTTAGCCGCAAGCTATGGACACGCAACAAATATAGAGGCGGCCACAGTTGCGCAAAAAGCGAATGCTAAAAATCTCATATTAAACCATATTAGCGCACGCTTTTTAGCACATGATATCACAAAATTATTACAGCAAGCACGCGTTGTATTTCCAGCTACCTATATCGCGAGTGACGGTGCCCAATTTGAATTAAAGGGGAAGGAGCTGCTTTAAAGCATGCAGCCACTAACAGAGAAGCTTCCAACGACTAGCAAATATTGTTATAATAAGCTTGCGCAGAAGAGACAGGAGTGAAACAAATGAATCCACCAAAAATAAATCCAGCGGTACTTCGTTTACTTGTTATTTTTCCGAATGTTTTAAGCTACATATTATTATTTGGTATCATCGTGTTTATTGCGACAAACTATGCTGCTTTACGTGAGGCAGAGGCGCTGCTAACATGGGGCATTATCGCCTGTGTACTTGCACCAATGGCTATCTATACAACATATTCAATTGTCAAACGTATTCGTGCGGGGGTTTTATAAAAATGCAGCTATTTATTGAAAGCATGGACAAGGAAAAAGCCAGCGCTATTTTAAATTGGCGCTATGAAGCACCCTATGATTTTTATAACAATGAGCTAACAGATGAAGCATTACAAGAATTACTGGATGGCTCCTATAACGCAATTGTAGATGACAAGCAGCAATTAATCGGCTTTTTTTGTGTAGGGAAAGGCGCACAGGTGCCTGCGGGCAATCGTTTCGATGCCTATACAGCAAGCTGTGTAGATATGGGGTTTGGCATGAACCCGCATCTTACAGGGCAAGGCAACGGCTTTGACTTTTGCTCGCTAATCATGCAATTTATCGAGCAAAATTATGCAGGGACACCGATTCGATTAACTGTAGCGAAATTCAATCAAAGGGCGATTCATTTATATGAAAAGCTTGGCTTTGTTGCACAGGCTGAATTTAGTAGTGAATTAGCAGAATTTATCGTGATGACAAGAAAAAGCTTGCATACAGCATAAAACCAGAGCAATCATGCTCTGGTTTTTTATTAATTAGCTCTTGGATAATCCGCTTCTTGCCAAATATGCGTAGCACTAAGCTGCTCATCTGTTAACATAAAATAAACTTTGCTAACTTGATTAGCAAAACCTGCCCCACGGTCATTGGAGGTTGCATCGACATGACGCCATTTGCCATCCACTTTGACTAAATTCCACATATGCTTTTCATCATTAGCAATCGCGGATTTTAGCTCACCATAGACAAGCTTTGCCTCGAATCCTGCTTCCACTAATAACATATGCATGGCAGATGCGTAGGCTTGGCAAACACCTGTGCCATAGAGAAAAAAGCCTGCTGGCGAGTGATCTCTTACAAGATCATCATACTCGAAATTATAATCCATGCCTTCAATGACCGCACGGTGAATAGCCTCAAGCTGTTCACGCTCCGACTTACCTTCAAGTTGTAGAGAGGAGAGAAGGGTATCGCGCTTTGGTAAAATGCTGGCCATTTCAATTTTGTTTGTCGTGAAGCGTGAAAAAAGGTCTAAAAAGAAGCCTTGCTCAATCGGAACAACTGCAAATTCATAGTAAAATAGCGTACCACCAATCATATCGTGCTCAATTTTCAGTTTTGTTAGAAGCTGTTCTACATTTTCTGGCGAAAGATTTTGCCCTTTGTAGATTACTCCGATTTGCTGGTCAAACTGGACAAGCTGTGTAGCTAAAATAGATTCTAGCTCCGCTAAGGAAGTAGCTGTAAATAGTTCACCATAGATCGTATGAACGTATTTTTCATCCTGCAGCAGTTCGTCCAATGATGGCTCCTCATTTGCAATGACTATATCCTCTTTGACATCTGTTTTGACAGTGCAGCCGGCAAGTAGAAGGAGCATGGTCAACAGCCAACCGATCCTTACCATCCGCGTTTATACACCGCCACAGTTGGTTCAAATGGCACACCGAGCTGTTTAGCTGCACGGTATGGGAAGTACGGGTCGCGCAGTAATTCGCGCCCGATAATGATTAAATCAGCACTACCGTCCTGTAATACTTGCTCTGCCTCTTGCCCTGTTGTAATTAAGCCAACAGCGCCGACCTCCACATTTGCTCCTTCTTTAATCGTTTTGGCAAAAGGTACTTGATACAGTGGATAGGCATTAATTGTTGCAGGAACAACTGCACCAGAGGATACATCGATTAAATCCACGCCTTGTGAAGTCATCCAGCGAGCAAATTGAATGAAATCTTCAGGCACTAAGCCACCCTCCGTATAATCATGTGCAGATATACGTACAAATAATGGGCCATCCCATTTGGCACGAATTGCATCGATAATATTGCGCAGTAAACGATAGCGATTTTCTGCGTTACCACCGTAGTCATCGGTTCTTTTATTTGTTAATGGTGATAAAAAGGTATTCACTAAATAACCATGTGCTGCATGAATTTCCAGCACATCAAAGCCCGCCTGCTGTGCGCGTCTAGCTGCATTAGCAAATCCTTGCACAACTATGTCAATATCTTCAAGAGTCATTTCTTCTGGTGTGCGATAATTTTCATTAAAGGCAAGTGCGGTAGGGGCTACGATGCGACCGTCCACTGTTGCTTTGCGTCCAGCATGTGCTAATTGAATCGCTATTTTTGCACCGTACGCATGTGCCTGTTCGACAATTTGACGTTGCCCCTCGATATGCTGATCATCCCAAATGCCAAGATCATTCACTGAAATGCGTCCCTCAGGTAAAATAGCTGTCGCTTCTGTAATCATTAAGCCAACACCCCCGACCGCGCGTGAGCCGTAATGCGTTAAATGAAATGGCTGTACCGTGCCATCGCTATTTGCTTCATATGTGCACATTGGTGCCATGACGATCCGATTTTTTAATGTAACATTTCTTACTTGATAGCTTGCAAAAAGTTTCACCACTAAAATACCTCCTAAACGCCCTTAGCTAGCTCTCGTGAGCGTGCTGCAGCACTTTTTACACAAGCAGCAATCGTTGCTGGTAGCTCGTGCTGTTGTAGTGCACGTAAGCCCGCCTCCGTTGTACCGCCAGGGCTTGTTACTTTACGACGAAGCTCTGCTGGCTCCTCATTACCAGTTTGCACCATTGCAGCAGCTCCTGCAAGTGTTTGCACCATTAACGAACGCACAACGTCTTGCGCTAAGCCAACTTCCTCTGCTACTTGCTCAAATGCTTCAAGTAAATAATAAATATAGGCAGGTCCGCTACCTGAAAAGGCTGTTACTGCATGCAGCTGTTCTTCCTCTACCTCAACGACGGTGCCAATTGCCTTTAGCATTGTTAAAAAATGCGCACGTAATGCTTCGTCGACTAAAGCATTAAAGGTAACACCACTTGCGGACATACCGATTGTCGCAGAGGTATTTGGCATCGTGCGCGCAATAGGGCGGTCGCCTAAAATGTCATTAATTGCTGCAATCGGAATGCCAGCTAATACAGAAAAGACCGCTGTTTGTGAGCTTAAAAATGGCGCAATAGCTAACATTGCTTCTTTTGCATCCTTTGGTTTTGTGGCAAGAACAATACAATCTACCTCACGTAGCATCTCTTTATTCGGTAAAATTTGCACACCATATTTTTCTTGCAGCTCCTCTAAACGCTCCTGCTCACATTTATTTGTAATATAAATTTGTTCCTTTGCTACGCAATCTTGATCAATCCAGCCTCGAATAATAGCTTCTGCCATAGCACCAGCGCCGATAAATGCGATTTTTTTCATCGAAATCTCCTCCTTTTCAAAATAAAAAAGCGCTCTCGTCCTTAAAAATATAAGGACGAAAACACTTTGTTTCCGCGGTACCACCTTAGTTCACATACAAAAATGTGCCACTTCGCCTTTTTAACGCAAAGGGGACGGTTATGTTTTGCATAACGAGCTCGAAAGTAGGTTCAATAAATAAAGCGGGTATGCTGCTTGCACCAAATGCAGCACTCTCTAAACACCATTTATTTATTTACTTGGCTTTGTCGATGCCCTAATATTTAGAATACTCAAATTATATGAAGCTCTACAAGGAATGTCAACCTTTTAGCGTGACGAATTGTGTGAAAAGTTGTAAAATAAAATGAATGATTGTTCATTTTAGGGAGGATTCTTTATGCATATACATAAAATTGTACTACCAACACCCTATGCAATTGGCGATGTCAACGCCTTTTTAGTGAAAGGTGACGCACTGACATTATTTGACGCTGGACCAAAAACAGCACAAGCGTATGAAGCGTTAAAGCAGGGTATTCAAGAAGCAGGCTATGAGCTGCAGGATATTGAGCAAGTCGTTCTGACACATCATCATCCAGACCATGCTGGCTGGGTTGATGCATTTCCGAAGGCAGAAATACTAGGGCATCGCTATGTAGATTATTGGATGCGCCAAACGACGGAGTTTTTACAATATCGTGAGTGTTTTTACCGCCAACAGCTAGAGCAAGAAAATGTCCCCCAAGAGGATATTGCGCGCATTTTAGACGCACGTGAGGAGCTTGAACTATTCGGTACGCGTCCTTTGACGCAATTTATCCAAGATGGCGATGAAGTGCCAGGGCATCCAGGCTTAATTGCACATGAAACATTAGGGCATGCACAAAGCCATTTAATGTTTGTGGAACAACATACAGGGCAGGCAATCGGTGGTGACCTGCTACTCGAAAAAGTTTCGAGCAACCCGCTAGTTGAGCCACCTGTTGACCTGCAAGGTGAGCGCCCAAAATCGTTGCTGCAATACAATGCCTCATTAAAAAAGTTGCAGCAAATGGACATTTCGACACTATATACAGGGCACGGTGAGGCAGTGACAGACATTAAGCCGCTTGTTACAGCGCGTCTAACAAAGCAGCATGAGCGTGCGATGTATGTTTTACAGCTGATGGAGGAGCATCGTAATGTCTATGATTTAACGAAAGCATTGTTCGGTAAAACGTATGCTAAACAACCAGGGCTAACATTATCAGAAACATTAGGGCAGCTTGATTATTTAGTTGAAGAAGGCTATGCCCGTAGCGAAATGCAAAATGGGGTAGAAATTTATATCCCTGCATAGAGGAGAGCTACTATTGAAAAAATTATTCTTGTTATTTAGCGTTTGTCTCTTGCTCGTTGCTTGTACAAAAAAAGAGCCTGAGCTAGCTGCAGAAATTGTTATTAGCGATT belongs to Lysinibacillus louembei and includes:
- a CDS encoding MBL fold metallo-hydrolase; translated protein: MHIHKIVLPTPYAIGDVNAFLVKGDALTLFDAGPKTAQAYEALKQGIQEAGYELQDIEQVVLTHHHPDHAGWVDAFPKAEILGHRYVDYWMRQTTEFLQYRECFYRQQLEQENVPQEDIARILDAREELELFGTRPLTQFIQDGDEVPGHPGLIAHETLGHAQSHLMFVEQHTGQAIGGDLLLEKVSSNPLVEPPVDLQGERPKSLLQYNASLKKLQQMDISTLYTGHGEAVTDIKPLVTARLTKQHERAMYVLQLMEEHRNVYDLTKALFGKTYAKQPGLTLSETLGQLDYLVEEGYARSEMQNGVEIYIPA
- a CDS encoding DNA polymerase IV, with translation MASRVIIHIDMNCFYASVEQVFDESLKGKPLAIAGNPKERRGIIITCSYEARAYGVKTTMTVYEAKKLCPKLILLPPNFERYRHASKQFFKLLREYTELVEPVSIDESYIDISDLCTKRHAMEIAEEIQQRIYTELKLPCSLGVAPNKFLAKTASDMKKPMGITILRKRDVPEKLWPLPVITMHGVGKKTANKLATIGVTTIEQLAKIEVHKIRQLLGINGERLKAKANGEDRREVNPDVIYDTKSVGNSTTLPRDETDYEALQHIIKKLSVKVAERLKAKRLAGTTVTIYIRDADWHNQTRSKSVKNALTNEADIFEIAWALFTRHWDESPVRLLGVTVSNVTDQQHMTQQLGLFDYEEQIKDEPIVELMQQLERKFGKDVIKRGMIAPAQGKYQANTSFSKDFLDDFKE
- a CDS encoding acyl-phosphate glycerol 3-phosphate acyltransferase, whose product is MNPPKINPAVLRLLVIFPNVLSYILLFGIIVFIATNYAALREAEALLTWGIIACVLAPMAIYTTYSIVKRIRAGVL
- the proC gene encoding pyrroline-5-carboxylate reductase, with the protein product MKKIAFIGAGAMAEAIIRGWIDQDCVAKEQIYITNKCEQERLEELQEKYGVQILPNKEMLREVDCIVLATKPKDAKEAMLAIAPFLSSQTAVFSVLAGIPIAAINDILGDRPIARTMPNTSATIGMSASGVTFNALVDEALRAHFLTMLKAIGTVVEVEEEQLHAVTAFSGSGPAYIYYLLEAFEQVAEEVGLAQDVVRSLMVQTLAGAAAMVQTGNEEPAELRRKVTSPGGTTEAGLRALQQHELPATIAACVKSAAARSRELAKGV
- a CDS encoding transglutaminase domain-containing protein; translated protein: MVRIGWLLTMLLLLAGCTVKTDVKEDIVIANEEPSLDELLQDEKYVHTIYGELFTATSLAELESILATQLVQFDQQIGVIYKGQNLSPENVEQLLTKLKIEHDMIGGTLFYYEFAVVPIEQGFFLDLFSRFTTNKIEMASILPKRDTLLSSLQLEGKSEREQLEAIHRAVIEGMDYNFEYDDLVRDHSPAGFFLYGTGVCQAYASAMHMLLVEAGFEAKLVYGELKSAIANDEKHMWNLVKVDGKWRHVDATSNDRGAGFANQVSKVYFMLTDEQLSATHIWQEADYPRAN
- a CDS encoding GNAT family N-acetyltransferase, translating into MQLFIESMDKEKASAILNWRYEAPYDFYNNELTDEALQELLDGSYNAIVDDKQQLIGFFCVGKGAQVPAGNRFDAYTASCVDMGFGMNPHLTGQGNGFDFCSLIMQFIEQNYAGTPIRLTVAKFNQRAIHLYEKLGFVAQAEFSSELAEFIVMTRKSLHTA
- the namA gene encoding NADPH dehydrogenase NamA, which encodes MVKLFASYQVRNVTLKNRIVMAPMCTYEANSDGTVQPFHLTHYGSRAVGGVGLMITEATAILPEGRISVNDLGIWDDQHIEGQRQIVEQAHAYGAKIAIQLAHAGRKATVDGRIVAPTALAFNENYRTPEEMTLEDIDIVVQGFANAARRAQQAGFDVLEIHAAHGYLVNTFLSPLTNKRTDDYGGNAENRYRLLRNIIDAIRAKWDGPLFVRISAHDYTEGGLVPEDFIQFARWMTSQGVDLIDVSSGAVVPATINAYPLYQVPFAKTIKEGANVEVGAVGLITTGQEAEQVLQDGSADLIIIGRELLRDPYFPYRAAKQLGVPFEPTVAVYKRGW
- the rnz gene encoding ribonuclease Z, whose protein sequence is MELHFLGTGAGMPSKERNTSAIAMKLLEERGTIWLFDCGEATQHQILHTTIKPRKIEKIFITHLHGDHVFGLPGLLSSRSFLGGEDTLTVYGPKGLQSWVEATLALTGTHLTYPIAYVEVTEGIVFEDEQFIVHAKLLAHVIPCFGYRIEQKPLLGELLMEKALALGVPKGPLLGKLKQGQDIVLETGEIIYSTDVTAPAKDGFVVTILGDTKYCDNAIRLAERADIVVHEATFDAETTHLAASYGHATNIEAATVAQKANAKNLILNHISARFLAHDITKLLQQARVVFPATYIASDGAQFELKGKELL